The Chitinophaga sp. H8 genome contains a region encoding:
- a CDS encoding RNA polymerase sigma factor, which yields MINEQALLQQLSLGDRQAFAAIYEEYGAGIYNYLLKFTKDPLLTEDLVHDVFLKVWEIREQLNVTSSFGAYLYRIARNTAITQLNRISLYDTVRDELMHRISLNNDYPELMHELEAKQYRELLQQAINKLSPQRREAFILVRQQGLSYEAAAAQMNISRHTLKEYLVLAVKAIKEYLLAHGDISLLMLLVALK from the coding sequence ATGATAAACGAACAAGCACTACTGCAGCAGTTATCACTCGGAGACCGGCAAGCATTTGCGGCCATTTACGAGGAATACGGCGCGGGTATTTACAATTACCTGCTGAAATTCACCAAAGATCCTTTACTTACAGAAGACCTGGTGCATGACGTATTCCTCAAGGTCTGGGAAATCAGGGAACAGCTAAACGTTACATCTTCTTTTGGCGCCTATTTGTACCGTATAGCCCGCAATACCGCCATCACCCAGTTGAACCGCATTTCACTGTACGATACAGTAAGGGATGAGTTAATGCACCGTATCTCTCTGAACAACGACTATCCGGAACTGATGCATGAGCTGGAAGCAAAGCAATACCGGGAATTGCTGCAACAAGCTATTAATAAATTATCACCGCAGCGCCGTGAAGCCTTTATACTGGTTCGGCAACAGGGCCTGTCATACGAAGCTGCCGCTGCACAGATGAACATTTCGCGCCATACCCTCAAAGAATACCTGGTACTGGCGGTAAAGGCGATCAAAGAATACCTGTTGGCACATGGAGATATTTCCCTGCTCATGCTGCTGGTAGCCTTAAAATAA
- a CDS encoding FecR family protein: MGPNKIPAAALLQKYLDGTISEPESEVLFAFIRENSVEGDTSLEEVLQKAYQQAFAAPAELSIEARKRILDKLMITTSAPETISDPEVSRTVVHTLRHRWWRYVAAAVIAAGIAGGAITWFNQHREKDSLATLMEKAEKIGPGTERAILKLGNGQRLPLDSANGNIMQSGNLIVNNYGGKLDYEGKTDVPEYHTLITPRGGQYKVQLPDGTDVWLNAESAIVYPTAFTGDQRKVKVTGEAYFEVARQAGKPFVVDVDGKAVVEVLGTHFNISAYADEKQIQTTLLEGSVRILHHREMAVLRPGQQAQLANLEINVINNPDLETVMAWRNGVFHFNNARLDEVLRQLARWYDLDIVYEKEIPGIVFKGDLKKDLNLSQALIILSQLGVHFNIEGKKLIVVP, translated from the coding sequence ATGGGCCCGAATAAAATTCCAGCAGCAGCGTTGTTGCAAAAATATCTGGATGGCACAATCAGCGAACCTGAAAGTGAGGTATTGTTTGCCTTTATACGGGAAAATTCCGTTGAAGGTGATACCAGCCTGGAGGAGGTATTGCAAAAAGCCTACCAGCAAGCCTTTGCAGCACCTGCCGAACTTAGCATCGAGGCCCGAAAGCGCATACTGGACAAGTTGATGATCACTACTTCTGCACCGGAGACAATAAGTGATCCGGAAGTTTCCCGCACGGTTGTTCACACGCTGCGCCACCGCTGGTGGCGTTATGTAGCTGCCGCTGTAATAGCAGCCGGCATAGCAGGTGGTGCTATTACCTGGTTCAATCAACATCGCGAGAAAGATTCGCTGGCCACATTGATGGAAAAAGCAGAAAAGATTGGCCCCGGTACAGAACGCGCCATTCTAAAACTGGGCAATGGCCAAAGATTGCCACTTGATAGTGCCAATGGCAACATTATGCAAAGCGGCAACCTTATAGTAAATAATTATGGTGGCAAACTGGACTATGAAGGCAAAACGGATGTTCCGGAATATCATACCCTGATCACTCCAAGAGGCGGACAATACAAAGTACAATTACCTGATGGTACGGATGTATGGCTGAATGCCGAATCAGCTATTGTTTACCCCACTGCTTTTACCGGCGATCAGCGGAAAGTAAAAGTAACGGGAGAAGCTTATTTTGAAGTAGCCAGACAAGCAGGAAAACCCTTTGTAGTTGATGTAGATGGCAAGGCGGTAGTGGAAGTTTTAGGAACACATTTTAACATCAGCGCCTATGCGGATGAAAAGCAGATACAAACCACACTGCTGGAAGGAAGCGTAAGAATATTGCACCACCGTGAAATGGCAGTACTCCGGCCAGGACAACAAGCGCAGCTCGCTAACCTGGAAATAAATGTGATCAACAATCCGGATCTGGAAACCGTGATGGCCTGGCGGAATGGCGTATTTCATTTTAACAATGCCCGTTTGGATGAAGTGCTGCGGCAACTGGCACGCTGGTATGATCTGGACATCGTTTACGAGAAAGAAATTCCGGGTATCGTATTCAAAGGAGATTTAAAAAAGGACCTGAACTTATCCCAGGCACTTATTATATTAAGTCAGCTGGGAGTTCATTTCAATATAGAAGGGAAAAAGCTCATCGTAGTACCATAG